Proteins encoded in a region of the Zea mays cultivar B73 chromosome 4, Zm-B73-REFERENCE-NAM-5.0, whole genome shotgun sequence genome:
- the LOC103654383 gene encoding 5'-3' exoribonuclease 2, which translates to MGVPSFFKWLVGKYPNIVVPAKEDDGGAGAGASSPSSPWDEPAAGPNGVYHNLYLDMNAIIHPCFHPEDEVCPPTTFDEVFAAMFEYIDRLFRIVRPTKLLYLAVDGVAPRAKMNQQRSRRFKAAKEAKDAELEEKLLREKFRAEGREVRARPRETHEVSDPNIITPGTEFMEKLSKALEYYVRSRLNSDPGWKGIKVILSDSNVPGEGEHKVMSFIRGQRSLASYDPNTMHCLYGLDADLIMLALASHELHFSILREDGSRQSQPEKCISLSNEMLKTEDSSRKCRGWFPQVIETTPKKPYQFVNIWVLREYLELDLKIPNPVVKTDIERLIDDFIFICFLTGNDFIPRIPSVEIHEGAIDLLLEAYKQTFNKMGGYIVSTEKLKDKHAAYLKVSRLEKFFHELSLCEEKIFLKRYDLRESLQRKFLRQAAEECKETNYDTMEENTDGLNLTAKSFSTNCSISTYSQDESDVKANTLELRRNLKDALRNKQDLIKSGSCKHDMIRLGLAGWKSRYYREKFGVEKLSEVGKLKNDMVQRYMEGLCWVLQYYFTDVPSWSWYYPYYHAPFASDFKGLSQFKICFTTDKPLKPFDQLMAVLPKESSCALPKCYRELMENEESLVQKFYPSDLQIDTHGKRFLWQGIAMLPFIDEKLLVSATKTVEGKLAVHEINRNAVRQEKIFMRNSNTTVPNGSAFSKAFDCSSKKLWLDPSTSELGGWLSPVDDKDTSSGFFHSSVMRDLPDIRNDQTISFLFSNPEAVETIPRLLDDVKKPEKTITETEISKRPLWHTYPGCRLPETNPSVLEPQPMVSSFGRGRGRATAAETMLGGGGRGYGRSFHGAESSQTQSRGSRNDGNSYAGRGTYGGGFQRQQTAWRPAGDAGGRGGSEQRRGW; encoded by the exons ATGGGGGTGCCTTCCTTCTTCAAGTGGCTCGTGGGCAAGTACCCCAACATCGTCGTCCCGGCCAAGGAAGACGATGGTGGCGCTGGCGCCGgcgcgtcgtcgccgtcgtcaccgTGGGACGAACCAGCCGCCGGCCCTAATGGCGTCTACCACAACCTGTACCTGGACATGAACGCCATCATCCACCCCTGCTTCCACCCGGAGGACGAG GTGTGCCCGCCGACGACGTTCGACGAGGTGTTCGCGGCCATGTTCGAGTACATAGATCGCCTGTTCCGCATCGTCAGGCCTACCAAGCTGCTCTACTTGGCAGTTG ATGGTGTAGCTCCCCGCGCCAAAATGAACCAGCAGAGGTCCCGACGCTTCAAGGCCGCCAAGGAAGCTAAAGACGCC GAACTGGAGGAGAAGCTTCTGAGGGAGAAGTTCAGAGCTGAAGGGAGGGAGGTGCGGGCGCGGCCACGGGAGACGCATGAGGTTTCGGATCCCAACATCATCACGCCAGGGACGGAGTTCATGGAGAAGCTCTCCAAAGCCCTCGAGTACTACGTCCGTTCCCGGCTCAACAGCGACCCCGGGTGGAAAGGCATCAAG GTAATACTCTCTGATTCAAATGTACCTGGAGAAGGTGAACATAAGGTCATGTCTTTCATCCGAGGACAACGGAGCCTGGCAAGCTATGATCCAAACACAATGCACTGCTTGTATGGACTG GATGCGGACCTAATAATGCTCGCTTTGGCATCTCACGAACTTCACTTTTCAATTCTGCGTGAG GATGGGTCACGTCAAAGTCAGCCAGAAAAATGCATCTCTCTATCCAACGAAATGCTCAAAACTGAAGATTCCTCAAGAAAATGTCGTGGATGGTTCCCCCAAGTAATAGAAACAACTCCCAAGAAACCTTATCAG TTTGTGAACATATGGGTTCTGAGGGAGTACCTGGAGCTTGATTTGAAGATACCAAACCCTGTTGTCAAAACAGATATTGAGAGGCTCATAGACGATTTCATATTTATTTGCTTCCTGACAGGAAATGACTTCATTCCACGTATTccttcagttgagatacatgaG GGTGCAATAGACCTGCTGTTGGAAGCATacaaacaaacatttaacaagaTGGGAGGCTATATTGTGAGCACTGAGAAG TTAAAAGACAAACACGCTGCATATCTCAAAGTTTCAAGGTTGGAGAAGTTCTTTCATGAACTGTCCTTATGTGAAGAGAAAATATTTCTTAAAAGATATGACCTACGAGAG AGTTTACAACGCAAATTCTTGCGCCAAGCTGCAGAAGAATGTAAAGAAACAAACTATGACACTATG gaagaaaatactgaTGGTCTAAACTTGACAGCAAAGTCTTTTTCTACAAACTGTAGCATTTCCACCTACAGCCAAGACGAGTCAGAT GTAAAAGCAAATACCTTAGAGCTGAGGCGAAACTTAAAGGATGCTCTTCGTAACAAGCAAGACCTTATAAAAAGTGGATCCTGCAAACATGACATG ATAAGATTGGGATTGGCGGGGTGGAAATCTCGATACTACAGAGAAAAGTTTGGCGTGGAAAAACTTAGTGAAGTTGGGAAACTGAAGAATGATATG GTTCAAAGATATATGGAAGGACTTTGTTGGGTGTTGCAGTACTATTTTACAGATGTTCCATCATGGAGTTG GTACTACCCCTACTATCATGCTCCATTTGCATCTGATTTTAAAGGACTATCTCAGTTCAAGATATGTTTCACCACCGACAAGCCACTAAAACCATTCGATCAGCTCATGGCagttcttccaaaagaaag CTCATGTGCACTGCCAAAGTGTTACAGAGAACTGATGGAAAATGAAGAGTCTTTGGTACAAAAATTCTATCCGTCAG ATCTACAGATTGATACCCATGGGAAACGTTTCTTGTGGCAA GGTATTGCAATGTTGCCATTCATTGATGAAAAGCTGCTGGTTTCGGCTACCAAGACGGTGGAGGGCAAACTTGCA GTGCATGAGATCAATAGGAACGCAGTTCGGCAAGAGAAGATCTTCATGAGGAACTCAAACACTACTGTGCCAAACGGTTCAGCATTTTCGAAGGCATTTGACTGTTCATCGAAAAAGCTTTGGTTAGATCCATCTACCAG TGAGCTTGGAGGGTGGTTGTCACCTGTCGACGACAAAGATACAAGCTCCGGTTTCTTCCATTCATCGGTGATGAGAGATCTACCGGACATTAGGAATGACCAGACAAT ATCATTCCTGTTCTCGAACCCGGAAGCGGTGGAAACCATTCCAAGACTGCTTGATGATGTCAAGAAACCTGAAAAG ACTATAACTGAAACTGAGATTTCCAAGAGGCCGCTGTGGCACACCTATCCGGGTTGCCGACTACCTGAAACCAACCCAAGCGTGCTGGAGCCGCAGCCGATGGTCAGCAGCTTTGGACGTGGGAGAGGGAGAGCCACCGCTGCCGAGACGATGCTGGGCGGCGGCGGCCGTGGCTACGGGAGAAGTTTCCATGGGGCTGAGTCGTCGCAAACGCAAAGTCGAGGCAGCAGGAATGACGGAAACTCTTATGCAGGAAGAGGGACGTATGGTGGCGGGTTCCAGAGGCAGCAGACCGCTTGGCGCCCAGCTGGGGATGCAGGCGGACGTGGTGGGAGCGAGCAACGTCGTGGTTGGTAG